DNA from Triticum aestivum cultivar Chinese Spring chromosome 7D, IWGSC CS RefSeq v2.1, whole genome shotgun sequence:
ACCTGATTTTATTTGCCCAGCAAATGTTGGTGATAGTTCAAAAGTTGTGTCACTGTTGATCCATACATGTGGAAGAAAGCAATAGAAAAGCAGTGCTACTGCCTTTTTGTAAAAGGAAAAATATGCAAGAACAATAAATAAAAAATGTGTACAGAAAGTCAGTGAGCTCCTTTGTTTCTGGCAGGTTGGAACACCAAACATGCATGATCATCGTTTTCTTGAAGAAGCTCTAGCTCGATACAAAGGTTTTTTGTATTTGATCAAGCTGAATCAGGAGAAAGGAATGAACCTCTTTCGTGTGCCAACCTACGACGTGGATCTAATGTGGCACACCCACCAACTGAATTCTGTTACCTACTACAGTGACATGCTGAATCTTCTTGGGAGAGTTCTGGAGCATGATGACACAGATGATGACCGAGCTGAAGGAAAGAAGCTCGACACTGGATTTTCAGGGACCACTGAGCAGTTCGAGAATAACTTTGGTCTGAGATACTGGAAGGTTGGCGCTATGTACCGTGGAAGCCTGCCATCTCCTGTGACATCCGTTCCTCAGATATTTAATAGTGAGGATGATAGTGTTTTTGGTGTCGATAAAGCAGAGAAGCATCTTACTATTCTTGAAACAACAGTTGTGGAGGTATGATGCTCTTTGTACATCTTATTGTTGTCCATGAATGAAGAAATAGTTACACAAGTACAATAATTTCGGTTTTAAAGATGTTTCTTATCTAATAAATAACCCAAAACATGGTACGTTGTACTATTAATATTATTATTGATTTGGAAGCACGCCTGATATTTGATATTGAGCACTTCTAATGCCAACAGACACTTACTGAATTTATGAACTCAAAATATTTTCATTCTTTGCAGTTATATTTACAGATTGTGGACATCAAGAATTTACCATCTGCAATTCCAGAGAAAAGTGTGTACGTGTGGTTCACCAAGACTCAACCAGATGTATTTATCAGTGATGGCGGCAGGTTAGATATTTCAACGAAAACAGGGAAGAGTATCGGAGCTGGTTTCCAATGTGAACCAACTGGTGAACTCATTCTTACAGCAATGGTTGATCAGGCCTATTTTGGGGCCTCGTCATCGAAGAAATCAGAACCATTGGGGAAGGTTTCGATCTCTCTTCAAGAGCTTACACAGCCTGATTCCAAGCTTTCCTTTGAGAGGTGGTTTGAACTGAAAAGTCGTGGTGCATATGCTGGTTCCCCTCCTGTCAGTCTTCGTGTTGCTGCATCTTGTACTGTCCCAAGGCAGGCTCCACAGGTTCTTAGCATGGTCAATGTGAAGCCTTTCTCTCTGAAGGCCTGTCTATTGCCACATTCCATCAAGGATCAAAATATGAGCTCCTGGACTCGCTTCGTGTATGACTGTGGTACTGAACTCATTCGTCTTCAGATAAGGTATTTTTTTTACTGTGGTATCAATCATACATATCAGTGAAGAACTGTACATTGAGTCTAGAAACGCATTTGTATGCTGATTTGTAAGTCCTGCATGATACTTACTGGCAGTTTTCTCTAGAAACAAATTAAATGTTACTATATGATACATTGATTGCTAATAGCATATGGTGTAATTGCATCTTCATTTCAAACTACAAAATGATATTTTCTGCAGGAATTGATATTCAACTTACATAGAAGTATCTGTACATTACCTTCAAAACAGATCCAAATTTATTCCAGTGGACACTGGAAAGTTTTATTTGCCTATGTTTAAGAAATAAATATCAATTTCTTCTGGTCTAATGAGAATTTCCTCCTCTTTACTTCAGGGAACACAAGGCCAAGAGTGGCATGGCTCTCATTCGAGAATTGGTTGGACTAACGAAGTCATCAAAGCAACCATTTCAGCTTGCAGAATTCACGAAAAACAAATGGTCTTTTAACAACTCCAACTTATCCATCACTCATGATCTGAAACCAAGCAAGGATGGTTGCATACACGAGCTCAAATATGGCAACAAACTGGTAAGGACAACCACAGTCTACAGTTCAATTCATACATGCAGTCTTTTCGCTCAAAAGATAGTGATTGCATCAAGTTATATGTAAATAAAAAACGTTTATATGCATTAaacatactcacagttctggtacTTCTTTGAACAAAGCAGATCAAACTATACAGGGGAAGGAGACTAGCATATGAACTCAAATGCTGCAGTCAGCATGCTGAAGATACTACAGCAGTTACTGCTGTGAAGTTCTCAGCTGAACACCCCTATGGCAAAGCAGTCGCACTACTTGACACTGAATCAGAATTTATCACGGTACAATGCTCAGTCTGATTTcatatcttatattatgggacaggggGAGCAGTAAAAATAAATTTCCTTGCATCTCAGATATACTCATTGTGTTCTTACTTTAATTTAGGTGGATGAGGATTGGTTTCTGCTTCCCTGGGTTGCAATATCATTCTTGTTCCTGAATTCCATTGGCAAAGATGGTGTGAAGCTCATCGAAGGTGCCATGGTACATAAGGGTGAAACCATTGAGCCTGATACTACAGTGGCTTCTGAAATGGTGAAAGGTGGAGCAGCAGGCGCCACTGCTGGTCTGGCGCAATGTGGCCCTTGTGGCACGGCTGGTGGCGGTGACATGGTCATGGCAAGTGACAAGGCTGGCCATGCTAGCTGTGCCGGCTCAGTCACTTCAAGCGGCAAGGTGGCTGATTCTAAGTGCGGTGGTTGTGGATCAGACTGTGGTGGTGGAAGCGGTGTCTCTGTGGTCACCATGAGCTACAAGAAAGGTCATGCGAGCTGTGGGGTCGTTGCAGACGGCGAAAATGGCCATATTGAGTCTGCTGGGTGTGGATCGGGATGCGGCAGTTCCTGCGGTGGCAGCATGGTTATTGAAATCTCCCAGGAGGGGAACACCAAGTCAGGTGGCTGCGGTTCAGGTTGTGGTGGTGGAGGCTGTGGCGGCATGGTCATGGAAAGCTCCAAGACTGGCTTCTCCAAGTCAGGTGGCTGCGGTTCAGGTTGTGGTGGTGGAGGCTGTGGCGGCATGGTCATGGAAAGCTCCAAGACTGGCTTCGCCAAGTCAAGCGGTTGCAGTTCAGGCTGTGGTGGTGGTTGTGGTTCGGGATGTGGCGGTGGTTGCGGCAGCATGGTCATTTCACAGTAGTTATTGCCTTCCAGTTCCATGTCCTTTGATTCACTCATAGAGCTGTGGCCTGTGCTTGTAAATAGTATTGAGGTTGGTTGTTGGTTAGTTCAGTTGGTGGCGTGTAAAGGTCTGGGTTGTTCCAGTTCGGTAACTGAGCAGTGCCTAATTCTCGAAAAAAAAAATTAACACGTATGTACATGGTTTCTCTGCGGTTATTATTTGTTAATATATATATAAGTACAGATTTTATGACTTTGTTGATCTGTTTATGTAGACATGTTGCTGACTTGTCTTTCTTTGTTTGCAATTTCCAACTATGCCTATGTGTCGCAAGATTTAGATGATCACTGTCGGTCTCTGTGGCTTTGTTGTTCTGATCATATATATGCCTCGGTGACTTACCCTGCTTTGTTTGCAATTAGTAACTGTGcagatgcagatctttgtgaagacactcACCGGCGAGACCATCACCCTTGAGGTTGAGTCTTCTGACATGATTGACAATGTCAAGGCGGCAAAGATACATGCCAAGGAGGTCATCCCACAAACAGCTGGAGGATGGGCAGACGCTTGGTGATTACAATATCCAGGAGTCCATCCTCCACTTGGTGCTTAGGCTAAGGGGTGGCAttcaaatctttgtgaagacactCACGGACAAGACCATCACCCTCGAGGATGCACGATTGGTAATGTCAAGATGAAGATCCAGGACAAGGACTCAAGGAGGGCATCCCCCCAGACGGCCAGACCAGCAGCTTGAGGATGGGCGCACTCTTGCATCCAGAAGGAGTCCACCCCCCACCTGGTTCCCCGTCTCCGTGGTGGTGTGTAGATCTTCGTCAAGACCTTGACTGGAAAGACCATTATCCTGGAGGTTGAGTCTTCTGATACCATCGACAGTGTGA
Protein-coding regions in this window:
- the LOC123164240 gene encoding glycine-rich domain-containing protein 1, producing MDVEQESRWAAAQGISIGEDLVPAALRHLEFLAAVDRRRWLYEGPLLHRAIHRYKACWLPLLAKHTEAIVADEPLVVPLDCEWIWHCHRLNPTQYIKDCKRLYGRILGTKNVKSSIQAKSKDQAEKVWTELYSGEPFELEYTSPSDDFVYVGDGTAGGISYDLISAIRRQSSFVYQVGTPNMHDHRFLEEALARYKGFLYLIKLNQEKGMNLFRVPTYDVDLMWHTHQLNSVTYYSDMLNLLGRVLEHDDTDDDRAEGKKLDTGFSGTTEQFENNFGLRYWKVGAMYRGSLPSPVTSVPQIFNSEDDSVFGVDKAEKHLTILETTVVELYLQIVDIKNLPSAIPEKSVYVWFTKTQPDVFISDGGRLDISTKTGKSIGAGFQCEPTGELILTAMVDQAYFGASSSKKSEPLGKVSISLQELTQPDSKLSFERWFELKSRGAYAGSPPVSLRVAASCTVPRQAPQVLSMVNVKPFSLKACLLPHSIKDQNMSSWTRFVYDCGTELIRLQIREHKAKSGMALIRELVGLTKSSKQPFQLAEFTKNKWSFNNSNLSITHDLKPSKDGCIHELKYGNKLIKLYRGRRLAYELKCCSQHAEDTTAVTAVKFSAEHPYGKAVALLDTESEFITVDEDWFLLPWVAISFLFLNSIGKDGVKLIEGAMVHKGETIEPDTTVASEMVKGGAAGATAGLAQCGPCGTAGGGDMVMASDKAGHASCAGSVTSSGKVADSKCGGCGSDCGGGSGVSVVTMSYKKGHASCGVVADGENGHIESAGCGSGCGSSCGGSMVIEISQEGNTKSGGCGSGCGGGGCGGMVMESSKTGFSKSGGCGSGCGGGGCGGMVMESSKTGFAKSSGCSSGCGGGCGSGCGGGCGSMVISQ